A single window of Caldalkalibacillus uzonensis DNA harbors:
- the murQ gene encoding N-acetylmuramic acid 6-phosphate etherase, with protein MVGVRMDMDLSTLTTEQRNKHSMQLDQMTTAQILQVINREDQSVAQAVGKVLNKIETAVELVIEGLKAGKKLIYVGAGTSGRLGILDAAECPPTFSISPDQVQALIAGGQEAMVKAVEGAEDDVRQGAEDVEECPVNPGDVVIGLSASGRTPYVLGALNAAKLRGAQTVAISCNRDAELSRIAHHAIEVVVGPEVLAGSTRMKAATAQKMILNMISTTAMIKLGKVYENLMVDLKVSNVKLRERARRILMATTGITYEETVAILEATGGEVKPAIVMVETGATLDEAKRALQASGGFVRRAIQLVQEEGSECYDSKN; from the coding sequence ATGGTTGGTGTGAGAATGGATATGGATTTGTCAACTTTAACCACTGAGCAGCGCAATAAGCACAGCATGCAACTGGATCAGATGACAACGGCGCAAATTTTACAAGTCATCAACAGGGAAGATCAATCCGTAGCCCAAGCGGTGGGAAAGGTTCTAAACAAGATAGAAACAGCGGTTGAGCTGGTGATTGAAGGACTGAAAGCTGGCAAGAAGCTGATCTATGTGGGAGCCGGAACAAGTGGCCGTCTAGGTATTCTTGATGCAGCTGAATGTCCCCCTACTTTCAGTATCTCTCCGGATCAGGTGCAAGCCTTGATTGCCGGAGGGCAGGAGGCGATGGTCAAGGCTGTTGAAGGAGCGGAGGATGATGTTCGGCAAGGGGCTGAAGATGTGGAAGAGTGCCCAGTCAACCCTGGTGATGTGGTCATTGGTTTATCCGCCAGCGGGAGAACACCTTATGTGCTTGGCGCCTTGAATGCCGCCAAGCTGCGGGGAGCGCAAACAGTAGCCATCTCTTGTAACAGGGATGCAGAATTAAGCCGAATCGCTCACCATGCCATTGAAGTGGTGGTGGGGCCCGAAGTGTTGGCCGGCTCGACACGGATGAAAGCCGCGACAGCTCAAAAGATGATTCTCAATATGATTTCAACGACGGCCATGATTAAGCTGGGTAAAGTATATGAAAACCTGATGGTGGATTTGAAAGTGAGTAACGTCAAGCTGAGAGAGCGAGCCCGGCGTATACTCATGGCCACGACAGGGATAACATATGAGGAGACCGTTGCTATTTTGGAAGCAACCGGTGGAGAGGTGAAACCGGCCATTGTAATGGTTGAGACCGGGGCCACGCTGGATGAAGCCAAGAGAGCCCTGCAGGCGTCCGGAGGATTTGTACGCCGGGCCATACAACTGGTTCAAGAGGAAGGAAGTGAGTGTTATGACAGCAAAAACTAA
- a CDS encoding MurR/RpiR family transcriptional regulator: MTAKTKSLSPTSGGLVMLKEMLPHLPPSEQKIARYILDHPREAVGFTAAELGERSQTSGAAVIRLCKSLGFKGLQELKLRVAGDLRTEEVEGYRDIQPGESQQNVIEKMTSNSIQTLKETAQILSPDELERATEAVLAARRIHFFGVGASAIIAQDAQQKFLRINKQATAFPDLHMAATLTANASEQDVVMGISFSGQTKEVLKILQLANKKGAATISLTRYGASPIADEADIRLFTSTSKEATFRSGATSSRLAQLHVIDILFMCVAARQYDQAITHLDQTREAIAFIQGRFNPKS, translated from the coding sequence ATGACAGCAAAAACTAAGTCCCTTTCTCCAACGTCAGGCGGACTGGTGATGTTGAAGGAAATGCTGCCCCATCTCCCACCATCGGAACAGAAAATTGCTCGCTATATCCTTGATCATCCCCGGGAAGCGGTGGGCTTCACAGCTGCTGAATTGGGAGAAAGGAGTCAGACCAGTGGGGCAGCAGTGATCCGTCTATGTAAGTCTCTGGGCTTCAAAGGATTGCAAGAATTGAAACTGCGGGTGGCAGGAGATTTGCGCACAGAAGAGGTGGAGGGATACCGGGATATTCAACCTGGGGAATCACAGCAAAATGTGATTGAAAAGATGACCAGCAACAGTATTCAAACCTTAAAGGAGACAGCCCAGATTTTAAGTCCGGATGAACTGGAGCGGGCCACCGAAGCAGTTCTTGCGGCACGACGGATCCATTTTTTCGGGGTGGGTGCCTCTGCCATTATCGCTCAGGATGCCCAACAGAAATTTTTACGTATCAATAAGCAGGCGACGGCCTTTCCCGATCTCCATATGGCGGCCACATTAACGGCCAACGCCAGCGAACAAGATGTGGTGATGGGGATCTCATTTTCAGGTCAAACCAAAGAGGTGCTTAAAATTTTACAACTGGCCAACAAAAAAGGAGCTGCTACCATTAGTTTGACACGGTACGGGGCGTCTCCCATTGCTGATGAAGCGGATATTAGGTTGTTCACCTCCACTTCAAAGGAAGCTACCTTCCGCAGCGGTGCGACGTCATCCCGCCTGGCCCAATTACATGTGATCGATATTCTGTTTATGTGTGTGGCTGCCAGGCAGTATGATCAGGCGATTACCCATTTGGACCAAACCAGAGAAGCGATCGCTTTTATTCAAGGTCGGTTCAATCCAAAATCATAA
- the murQ gene encoding N-acetylmuramic acid 6-phosphate etherase: protein MEFNLSNLTTEQRNKHSLQIDKMTTYEILTIMNSEDSSIAPAVRRVLPQIERAVELTYEALNRGGRLFYIGAGTSGRLGVLDAAECPPTFSVDEQLVQAVIAGGPTAMYKAVEGAEDDGEEAVNALLERGLSAQDVVIGITASGRTPFVIEGLKYTRQRKACTIALTCNKQALVSQYADHTIEVVVGPEVLAGSTRLKAATAQKMVLNMISTAAMIKLGKVYENLMVDLHASNRKLRERARRILMAITGVTYEEAVLVLEQTQQEVKPAIVMIKTGCTYQQAVESLQQSKGFVREAITRLLHF from the coding sequence ATGGAGTTTAATTTAAGCAATTTAACTACCGAGCAGCGTAATAAACATTCTCTGCAGATTGACAAGATGACCACATATGAAATCTTAACAATCATGAATAGCGAGGATTCATCTATAGCTCCAGCAGTCAGGCGAGTGCTGCCTCAAATTGAAAGGGCAGTTGAGCTTACATATGAGGCCCTCAACAGAGGAGGAAGACTATTCTACATCGGTGCTGGTACCAGCGGACGTCTCGGTGTGTTGGATGCGGCGGAGTGTCCCCCGACGTTCAGTGTGGACGAGCAACTCGTTCAGGCCGTTATTGCAGGTGGGCCCACTGCTATGTATAAGGCGGTAGAAGGGGCGGAGGATGACGGTGAAGAAGCAGTTAATGCCCTGCTGGAAAGGGGATTATCAGCTCAAGATGTTGTTATCGGCATTACGGCCAGTGGAAGGACTCCTTTTGTGATTGAAGGTTTGAAATACACAAGACAAAGGAAAGCCTGTACCATTGCATTAACTTGCAATAAACAGGCACTGGTAAGTCAGTATGCAGATCACACCATTGAGGTGGTGGTCGGTCCTGAAGTGTTAGCAGGATCGACGCGTCTCAAAGCTGCCACTGCACAGAAGATGGTCCTGAACATGATTAGTACTGCCGCGATGATTAAACTGGGCAAAGTTTATGAGAATCTCATGGTTGATTTACATGCCAGTAACCGGAAATTACGCGAGCGTGCCCGGCGAATCCTGATGGCTATTACCGGGGTGACTTACGAGGAAGCAGTGTTGGTGCTTGAACAGACCCAACAAGAAGTAAAGCCGGCTATCGTCATGATCAAAACGGGTTGTACTTACCAACAGGCAGTAGAATCCCTTCAACAAAGTAAGGGGTTTGTGCGGGAAGCAATTACCCGTTTGTTACATTTTTAA